A stretch of the Gracilinanus agilis isolate LMUSP501 chromosome 4, AgileGrace, whole genome shotgun sequence genome encodes the following:
- the LOC123243904 gene encoding histone H3-like: MKMARTKQTARKSTGGKAPRKQLATKAARKSAPATGGVKKPHRYRPGTVALREIRRYQKSTELLIRKLPFQRLVREIAQDFKTDLRFQSSAVMALQEASESYLVGLFEDTNLCAIHAKRVTIMPKDIQLARRIRGERA; the protein is encoded by the coding sequence AATGGCTCGTACTAAACAAACAGCTCGTAAGTCCACTGGCGGGAAAGCACCTCGCAAACAGTTGGCTACCAAGGCTGCTCGAAAGAGCGCTCCGGCTACAGGCGGCGTAAAGAAACCTCACCGCTACAGACCCGGCACTGTGGCTCTGAGAGAGATCCGGCGCTACCAGAAGTCCACGGAGCTGCTGATTCGCAAACTGCCCTTCCAGCGGCTGGTCCGCGAGATCGCCCAGGACTTCAAGACCGACCTCCGCTTCCAGAGCTCGGCTGTGATGGCCTTGCAAGAGGCCAGTGAATCCTATCTTGTGGGACTATTCGAGGACACGAATCTGTGCGCCATCCATGCCAAGCGGGTGACTATCATGCCCAAAGACATCCAGCTGGCTCGCCGCATCCGCGGAGAGAGGGCTTAA